A genomic stretch from Caloenas nicobarica isolate bCalNic1 chromosome 3, bCalNic1.hap1, whole genome shotgun sequence includes:
- the NPHP1 gene encoding nephrocystin-1 isoform X2, whose protein sequence is MAGRRARGPLQRLQRRSRELQAQVEALRAESAAAAPGQREALSLRCTQLKKLVDENANALRDLKKADEPAPVGNYNQRKEEEEKLLLKLSQQLQKLVLVLDQDKVTTNYAVDDEHQKDPQTEDEKEEESEDESEAEESSEEEDSEEADNEDKLLDDPNVKECIAVGNFSAQQEGDLTFTKGEVLLIHDKKADGWWVAENSRGERGLVPRTYLAVHNEDEENQEQSEEHIEVVDETADGTEIKKRTDSHWSAIRRAIAENDTVEVLATTGVVPAGFRLSMLFQLLKEGDQFRASYFLQPELTPSQLAFKDLVWDSEKNMICPRPTRISLVVTVCSCKMIPLPGVSVQVLSRHVRLCLFDGNRVLSNIHTVRATWQPKNPQTWSFSPKSTGERGELSCGWAFLKLFTPNGLPVPPKMHELLLSGGTPYERGVEVDPSISRRAGSGVFHQLITLKKQPVLVVKLKSLSAQSKDTLNLLPETLIGSMCYAHLLVFYRQILGDALLRDRISTQSTELICNPILATFPQLMDQPDLMDALRSAWAERETTLKKSEKRDQEFLKSQFVLVYHDSVFPLLQSTALPNYKWAEEESEAPRWKVIADFLKKSRENDGALQYLLSSENTHKAFDISELAYDFLGEVRQNNPGV, encoded by the exons atggcggggcggcgggcgcggggcccgTTGCAGCGGCTGCAGCGGCGGAGCCGGGAGCTGCAGGCGCAG GTGGAGGCGCTGCGGGCGGAgagcgcggccgcggccccCGGGCAGCGGGAGGCCCTTTCGCTGAG ATGTACGCAGCTGAAGAAACTGGTGGATGAGAATGCAAATGCTCTTCGTGATTTGAAAAAG GCTGATGAGCCTGCACCTGTGGGGAATTATAAtcagaggaaagaagaagaagaaaagctgttgcTAAAACtctctcagcagctgcagaaacttGTTCTTGTCTTGGATCAGGATAAGGTGACAACGAATTACGCAGT GGATGATGAACATCAGAAAGATCCTCAAACTGAagatgagaaggaagaagagagtgAAGATGAGAGTGAAGCTGAAGAAAGCAGTGAGGAGGAAGACAGTGAAGAAGCAGACAATGAGGATAAATTGCTGGATGATCCAAATGTTAAAGAATGTATTGCGGTTGGAAACTTCAGTGCGCAGCAGGAAGGGGATCTCACATTCACG AAAGGTGAAGTCCTGCTTATCCACGACAAGAAAGCGGATGGCTGGTGGGTTGCCGAAAACTCGAGAGGGGAGAGAGGCCTCGTTCCCAGAACCTACCTCGCG GTCCATAATGAAGACGAAGAAAACCAAGAGCAAAGTGAAGAACACATAGAAGTGGTGGATGAAACAGCAGATGggactgaaattaaaaaaag aacaGATTCTCACTGGAGTGCCATACGAAGAGCCATCGCAGAG AATGACACAGTAGAGGTACTGGCCACCACCGGAGTGGTTCCTGCAGGATTCCGCCTGTCCATGCTTTTCCAGCTCTTAAAAGAAG GCGATCAGTTTCGAGCAAGTTACTTTTTGCAGCCTGAACTTACTCCATCGCAGCTGGCTTTCAAAGACTTGGTGTGGGACTCTGAGAAAAATATG ATCTGTCCCAGACCAACTCGAATATCCCTGGTTGTTACTGTATGCAGCTGTAAAATGATTCCTCTCCCAGGAGTGAGCGTCCAGGTGCTCAGCAGACACGTTCGACTCTGTCTGTTTGACGGCAATCGG GTGCTGAGTAACATTCACACAGTGAGAGCTACATGGCAACCTAAAAATCCTCAAACCTGGTCCTTTTCTCCAAAG TCAACAGGTGAAAGAGGAGAGCTGAGCTGTGGCTGGGCTTTTCTGAAGCTCTTTACTCCAAACGGACTGCCTGTTCCTCCCAA GATGCATGAGCTGCTATTAAGTGGCGGTACTCCCTATGAGAGAGGCGTTGAGGTTGACCCATCGATATCAAGAAGAG CAGGCAGTGGTGTTTTCCATCAGCTCATAACActgaagaagcagcctgtgctTGTAGTGAAACTGAAGTCATTAAGTGCACAATCAAAAGACACTCTGAA TTTGCTACCAGAAACATTAATTGGCAGCATGTGCTATGCCCATCTCTTGGTGTTTTATCGACAAATACTTGGTGATGCGCTGCTGAGAGACAGAATAAGCACACAAAGCACAG aattaATCTGTAATCCTATTTTAGCAACTTTCCCTCAACTCATGGATCAACCAGACCTGATGGATGCACTCCGG AGTGCTTgggcagagagagaaacaacactgaaaaaatctGAGAAG AGAGATCAAGAATTTCTGAAGTCTCAGTTTGTCCTGGTGTACCACGACTCCGTCTTCCCTCTTCTCCAGTCAACTGCCCTCCCCAACTACAAGTGGGCTGAGGAGGAGTCGGAAGCGCCTCGCTGGAAGGTGATTGCCGACTTTTTGAAAAAGAGCCGAGAGAACGACGGTGCGCTTCAGTATCTGCTGTCGTCAGAAAACACTCACAAAGCCTTTGATATCTCAGAGCTGGCTTACGATTTCTTAGGAGAAGTGAGGCAAAACAATCCCGGAGTATGA
- the NPHP1 gene encoding nephrocystin-1 isoform X3 — protein MAGRRARGPLQRLQRRSRELQAQVEALRAESAAAAPGQREALSLRCTQLKKLVDENANALRDLKKADEPAPVGNYNQRKEEEEKLLLKLSQQLQKLVLVLDQDKVTTNYAVDDEHQKDPQTEDEKEEESEDESEAEESSEEEDSEEADNEDKLLDDPNVKECIAVGNFSAQQEGDLTFTKGEVLLIHDKKADGWWVAENSRGERGLVPRTYLAVHNEDEENQEQSEEHIEVVDETADGTEIKKRTDSHWSAIRRAIAENDTVEVLATTGVVPAGFRLSMLFQLLKEGDQFRASYFLQPELTPSQLAFKDLVWDSEKNMICPRPTRISLVVTVCSCKMIPLPGVSVQVLSRHVRLCLFDGNRVLSNIHTVRATWQPKNPQTWSFSPKVTGILPSLLDGDCFVRSNSLSSDIGILFELGITYIRNSTGERGELSCGWAFLKLFTPNGLPVPPKMHELLLSGGTPYERGVEVDPSISRRAGSGVFHQLITLKKQPVLVVKLKSLSAQSKDTLNLLPETLIGSMCYAHLLVFYRQILGDALLRDRISTQSTELICNPILATFPQLMDQPDLMDALRSAWAERETTLKKSEKRDQEFLKSQFVLVYHDSVFPLLQSTALPNYKWAEEESEAPRWKVIADFLKKSRENDGALQYLLSSENTHKAFDISELAYDFLGEVRQNNPGV, from the exons atggcggggcggcgggcgcggggcccgTTGCAGCGGCTGCAGCGGCGGAGCCGGGAGCTGCAGGCGCAG GTGGAGGCGCTGCGGGCGGAgagcgcggccgcggccccCGGGCAGCGGGAGGCCCTTTCGCTGAG ATGTACGCAGCTGAAGAAACTGGTGGATGAGAATGCAAATGCTCTTCGTGATTTGAAAAAG GCTGATGAGCCTGCACCTGTGGGGAATTATAAtcagaggaaagaagaagaagaaaagctgttgcTAAAACtctctcagcagctgcagaaacttGTTCTTGTCTTGGATCAGGATAAGGTGACAACGAATTACGCAGT GGATGATGAACATCAGAAAGATCCTCAAACTGAagatgagaaggaagaagagagtgAAGATGAGAGTGAAGCTGAAGAAAGCAGTGAGGAGGAAGACAGTGAAGAAGCAGACAATGAGGATAAATTGCTGGATGATCCAAATGTTAAAGAATGTATTGCGGTTGGAAACTTCAGTGCGCAGCAGGAAGGGGATCTCACATTCACG AAAGGTGAAGTCCTGCTTATCCACGACAAGAAAGCGGATGGCTGGTGGGTTGCCGAAAACTCGAGAGGGGAGAGAGGCCTCGTTCCCAGAACCTACCTCGCG GTCCATAATGAAGACGAAGAAAACCAAGAGCAAAGTGAAGAACACATAGAAGTGGTGGATGAAACAGCAGATGggactgaaattaaaaaaag aacaGATTCTCACTGGAGTGCCATACGAAGAGCCATCGCAGAG AATGACACAGTAGAGGTACTGGCCACCACCGGAGTGGTTCCTGCAGGATTCCGCCTGTCCATGCTTTTCCAGCTCTTAAAAGAAG GCGATCAGTTTCGAGCAAGTTACTTTTTGCAGCCTGAACTTACTCCATCGCAGCTGGCTTTCAAAGACTTGGTGTGGGACTCTGAGAAAAATATG ATCTGTCCCAGACCAACTCGAATATCCCTGGTTGTTACTGTATGCAGCTGTAAAATGATTCCTCTCCCAGGAGTGAGCGTCCAGGTGCTCAGCAGACACGTTCGACTCTGTCTGTTTGACGGCAATCGG GTGCTGAGTAACATTCACACAGTGAGAGCTACATGGCAACCTAAAAATCCTCAAACCTGGTCCTTTTCTCCAAAG GTAACGGGCATTTTACCCAGCTTGCTCGATGGCGACTGTTTTGTCAGGTCCAACTCTCTGTCTTCAGACATTGGTATATTATTTGAACTTGGCATCACTTATATTCGCAAT TCAACAGGTGAAAGAGGAGAGCTGAGCTGTGGCTGGGCTTTTCTGAAGCTCTTTACTCCAAACGGACTGCCTGTTCCTCCCAA GATGCATGAGCTGCTATTAAGTGGCGGTACTCCCTATGAGAGAGGCGTTGAGGTTGACCCATCGATATCAAGAAGAG CAGGCAGTGGTGTTTTCCATCAGCTCATAACActgaagaagcagcctgtgctTGTAGTGAAACTGAAGTCATTAAGTGCACAATCAAAAGACACTCTGAA TTTGCTACCAGAAACATTAATTGGCAGCATGTGCTATGCCCATCTCTTGGTGTTTTATCGACAAATACTTGGTGATGCGCTGCTGAGAGACAGAATAAGCACACAAAGCACAG aattaATCTGTAATCCTATTTTAGCAACTTTCCCTCAACTCATGGATCAACCAGACCTGATGGATGCACTCCGG AGTGCTTgggcagagagagaaacaacactgaaaaaatctGAGAAG AGAGATCAAGAATTTCTGAAGTCTCAGTTTGTCCTGGTGTACCACGACTCCGTCTTCCCTCTTCTCCAGTCAACTGCCCTCCCCAACTACAAGTGGGCTGAGGAGGAGTCGGAAGCGCCTCGCTGGAAGGTGATTGCCGACTTTTTGAAAAAGAGCCGAGAGAACGACGGTGCGCTTCAGTATCTGCTGTCGTCAGAAAACACTCACAAAGCCTTTGATATCTCAGAGCTGGCTTACGATTTCTTAGGAGAAGTGAGGCAAAACAATCCCGGAGTATGA
- the NPHP1 gene encoding nephrocystin-1 isoform X1, whose product MAGRRARGPLQRLQRRSRELQAQVEALRAESAAAAPGQREALSLRCTQLKKLVDENANALRDLKKADEPAPVGNYNQRKEEEEKLLLKLSQQLQKLVLVLDQDKVTTNYAVDDEHQKDPQTEDEKEEESEDESEAEESSEEEDSEEADNEDKLLDDPNVKECIAVGNFSAQQEGDLTFTKGEVLLIHDKKADGWWVAENSRGERGLVPRTYLAVHNEDEENQEQSEEHIEVVDETADGTEIKKRTDSHWSAIRRAIAENDTVEVLATTGVVPAGFRLSMLFQLLKEGDQFRASYFLQPELTPSQLAFKDLVWDSEKNMICPRPTRISLVVTVCSCKMIPLPGVSVQVLSRHVRLCLFDGNRVLSNIHTVRATWQPKNPQTWSFSPKVTGILPSLLDGDCFVRSNSLSSDIGILFELGITYIRNSTGERGELSCGWAFLKLFTPNGLPVPPKMHELLLSGGTPYERGVEVDPSISRRGSGVFHQLITLKKQPVLVVKLKSLSAQSKDTLNLLPETLIGSMCYAHLLVFYRQILGDALLRDRISTQSTELICNPILATFPQLMDQPDLMDALRSAWAERETTLKKSEKRDQEFLKSQFVLVYHDSVFPLLQSTALPNYKWAEEESEAPRWKVIADFLKKSRENDGALQYLLSSENTHKAFDISELAYDFLGEVRQNNPGV is encoded by the exons atggcggggcggcgggcgcggggcccgTTGCAGCGGCTGCAGCGGCGGAGCCGGGAGCTGCAGGCGCAG GTGGAGGCGCTGCGGGCGGAgagcgcggccgcggccccCGGGCAGCGGGAGGCCCTTTCGCTGAG ATGTACGCAGCTGAAGAAACTGGTGGATGAGAATGCAAATGCTCTTCGTGATTTGAAAAAG GCTGATGAGCCTGCACCTGTGGGGAATTATAAtcagaggaaagaagaagaagaaaagctgttgcTAAAACtctctcagcagctgcagaaacttGTTCTTGTCTTGGATCAGGATAAGGTGACAACGAATTACGCAGT GGATGATGAACATCAGAAAGATCCTCAAACTGAagatgagaaggaagaagagagtgAAGATGAGAGTGAAGCTGAAGAAAGCAGTGAGGAGGAAGACAGTGAAGAAGCAGACAATGAGGATAAATTGCTGGATGATCCAAATGTTAAAGAATGTATTGCGGTTGGAAACTTCAGTGCGCAGCAGGAAGGGGATCTCACATTCACG AAAGGTGAAGTCCTGCTTATCCACGACAAGAAAGCGGATGGCTGGTGGGTTGCCGAAAACTCGAGAGGGGAGAGAGGCCTCGTTCCCAGAACCTACCTCGCG GTCCATAATGAAGACGAAGAAAACCAAGAGCAAAGTGAAGAACACATAGAAGTGGTGGATGAAACAGCAGATGggactgaaattaaaaaaag aacaGATTCTCACTGGAGTGCCATACGAAGAGCCATCGCAGAG AATGACACAGTAGAGGTACTGGCCACCACCGGAGTGGTTCCTGCAGGATTCCGCCTGTCCATGCTTTTCCAGCTCTTAAAAGAAG GCGATCAGTTTCGAGCAAGTTACTTTTTGCAGCCTGAACTTACTCCATCGCAGCTGGCTTTCAAAGACTTGGTGTGGGACTCTGAGAAAAATATG ATCTGTCCCAGACCAACTCGAATATCCCTGGTTGTTACTGTATGCAGCTGTAAAATGATTCCTCTCCCAGGAGTGAGCGTCCAGGTGCTCAGCAGACACGTTCGACTCTGTCTGTTTGACGGCAATCGG GTGCTGAGTAACATTCACACAGTGAGAGCTACATGGCAACCTAAAAATCCTCAAACCTGGTCCTTTTCTCCAAAG GTAACGGGCATTTTACCCAGCTTGCTCGATGGCGACTGTTTTGTCAGGTCCAACTCTCTGTCTTCAGACATTGGTATATTATTTGAACTTGGCATCACTTATATTCGCAAT TCAACAGGTGAAAGAGGAGAGCTGAGCTGTGGCTGGGCTTTTCTGAAGCTCTTTACTCCAAACGGACTGCCTGTTCCTCCCAA GATGCATGAGCTGCTATTAAGTGGCGGTACTCCCTATGAGAGAGGCGTTGAGGTTGACCCATCGATATCAAGAAGAG GCAGTGGTGTTTTCCATCAGCTCATAACActgaagaagcagcctgtgctTGTAGTGAAACTGAAGTCATTAAGTGCACAATCAAAAGACACTCTGAA TTTGCTACCAGAAACATTAATTGGCAGCATGTGCTATGCCCATCTCTTGGTGTTTTATCGACAAATACTTGGTGATGCGCTGCTGAGAGACAGAATAAGCACACAAAGCACAG aattaATCTGTAATCCTATTTTAGCAACTTTCCCTCAACTCATGGATCAACCAGACCTGATGGATGCACTCCGG AGTGCTTgggcagagagagaaacaacactgaaaaaatctGAGAAG AGAGATCAAGAATTTCTGAAGTCTCAGTTTGTCCTGGTGTACCACGACTCCGTCTTCCCTCTTCTCCAGTCAACTGCCCTCCCCAACTACAAGTGGGCTGAGGAGGAGTCGGAAGCGCCTCGCTGGAAGGTGATTGCCGACTTTTTGAAAAAGAGCCGAGAGAACGACGGTGCGCTTCAGTATCTGCTGTCGTCAGAAAACACTCACAAAGCCTTTGATATCTCAGAGCTGGCTTACGATTTCTTAGGAGAAGTGAGGCAAAACAATCCCGGAGTATGA
- the LOC135987487 gene encoding MAL-like protein produces MASVSPPAASTQPALPSGPAVFKTVPYAFILPEIVCGMWVWILVAGTSVAAPLLQGWVMYVSVTSWLISLLLLLSYLIGFHKNSENWKVLDSLYHGATAILYMSAAVLQANATIVSEPGYNSETSSNSPLHYQLNSAATFFAFLTTFLYILHAFSIYYQ; encoded by the exons ATGGCCTCGGTGAGTCCCCCTGCGGCCTCCACGCAGCCCGCCTTGCCCTCCGGACCCGCCGTCTTCAAAACGGTCCCCTATGCATTCATCCTACCGGAGATA GTCTGCGGGATGTGGGTATGGATCCTCGTCGCTGGTACCTCCGTGGCCGCCCCgctgctgcagggatgggtgATGTATGTGTCCGTCACCTCCTGGCTcatctccctgctgctcctcctaaGCTACCTCATTGGCTTCCACAAGAACAGCGAGAACTGGAAAGTGCTG GACAGTTTGTACCACGGTGCCACAGCCATTCTGTACATGAGCGCTGCCGTCTTGCAAGCCAACGCGACCATCGTGTCTGAGCCCGGTTACAACTCTGAGACCAGTTCCAACTCACCGCTTCACTACCAGCTCAACAGCGCTGCAACG TTCTTCGCCTTCCTCACGACCTTCCTGTACATCCTCCATGCCTTCAGCATCTACTACCAGTGA